The proteins below are encoded in one region of Belonocnema kinseyi isolate 2016_QV_RU_SX_M_011 chromosome 3, B_treatae_v1, whole genome shotgun sequence:
- the LOC117168969 gene encoding hainantoxin F5-22.36-like, giving the protein MLSAKSMITMFMVLALIYCSMACDGHDSPCSGDNGSQGSCCGGMHCQKNDPSWRQGRCYYNPGK; this is encoded by the coding sequence ATGCTATCTGCAAAATCTATGATAACCATGTTTATGGTATTGGCACTGATTTATTGTTCAATGGCTTGCGACGGGCACGATAGCCCATGCAGTGGAGATAATGGTTCTCAAGGCAGTTGTTGTGGAGGCATGCATTGTCAGAAGAACGACCCTTCTTGGCGTCAAGGACGTTGTTACTATAATCCTGGAAAGTAA